One window of Brevibacillus choshinensis genomic DNA carries:
- a CDS encoding DMT family transporter, producing the protein MTWISLILAGCFEVVGVMGITQVNQKPSLRSYAVLIGGFTLSFILLTISMKEIAMGTAYAVWTGIGTVGSALVGMLVYGEPRDTLRIACIALVIVSVAGLKLIG; encoded by the coding sequence ATGACATGGATATCATTGATTTTGGCCGGCTGCTTTGAAGTAGTTGGGGTCATGGGGATTACACAGGTCAACCAAAAGCCGTCGCTGCGCTCTTACGCGGTACTGATCGGCGGCTTCACGCTCAGCTTTATTCTGCTCACGATTTCGATGAAAGAGATCGCGATGGGGACAGCCTATGCCGTGTGGACTGGGATTGGAACTGTCGGTAGTGCGTTGGTAGGGATGCTCGTGTACGGAGAACCGCGTGATACACTGCGCATCGCTTGCATCGCACTCGTCATCGTGTCAGTGGCGGGGCTCAAACTGATTGGCTAA
- a CDS encoding TIGR00366 family protein — protein sequence MKALSRFFSTLVQKFLPDPFVFALILTIILFASGLIFTDHGPIQMVQFWGSGFWNLLAFAMQMALVLVTGHALASSPLVSRSLTRLAGIAKTPVQGVILVTLGSALACLINWGFGLIVGALFAKEVAKRVPGSDYRFLIACAYIGFLTWHGGLSGSVPLTAATAGNPMEKSVGLIPLTDTIFTGYNLFITIALLIALPIMTRLMMPTGKEVVEIDPQLFAKEEVAATAEVAAPSEKTFATVMENSRILTVIICALGFSYLIYYFANKGFKVDINTVNLLFFVTGLLLHGTPLSYMKAVGNAAKGTAGILIQFPFYAGIQGMMEQSGLGGMMTNAFISISTPETFPFLAFLSSGFVNFFVPSGGGHWVVQGPFIMPAAQQLGVDAGIAAMAIAYGEAWMNMAQPFWALPALAIAGLGVRDIMGYCVTTLLVSGIIFAVGLSFF from the coding sequence ATGAAAGCGTTGTCACGTTTCTTCTCGACTTTGGTTCAAAAGTTTTTGCCAGACCCGTTTGTCTTTGCCCTTATTCTCACCATCATTTTGTTTGCTAGTGGTCTTATCTTTACGGATCATGGTCCGATTCAGATGGTTCAATTCTGGGGAAGTGGCTTCTGGAATCTGCTCGCCTTTGCCATGCAAATGGCCCTCGTACTGGTGACAGGTCACGCACTGGCCAGCTCACCGCTCGTAAGCCGTAGCCTGACTCGACTTGCAGGTATTGCCAAAACACCAGTACAGGGTGTCATTCTTGTCACGCTCGGTTCTGCCCTAGCCTGTCTGATCAACTGGGGTTTTGGATTGATTGTAGGAGCACTGTTTGCCAAAGAGGTAGCGAAGCGCGTACCTGGTTCTGACTATCGCTTTTTGATTGCTTGTGCATACATCGGCTTTTTGACGTGGCATGGGGGACTTTCTGGCTCCGTCCCACTGACAGCAGCCACAGCAGGTAACCCAATGGAAAAATCAGTTGGTCTGATCCCACTTACCGATACGATCTTCACGGGCTACAATCTGTTCATTACCATTGCTTTGTTGATCGCGCTGCCGATCATGACGCGCTTGATGATGCCAACGGGCAAGGAAGTCGTGGAAATTGATCCACAGCTGTTTGCAAAAGAGGAAGTTGCTGCGACAGCAGAGGTGGCTGCACCGTCTGAGAAAACGTTTGCGACAGTGATGGAGAACAGCCGGATTTTGACTGTCATCATTTGTGCATTGGGCTTCTCTTACTTGATTTATTACTTTGCGAACAAAGGATTCAAAGTAGACATCAATACAGTCAACCTGCTCTTCTTTGTCACGGGATTGCTTCTGCATGGTACACCGCTCTCTTATATGAAAGCAGTTGGAAACGCGGCAAAGGGCACAGCTGGAATCTTGATTCAATTCCCGTTTTACGCGGGTATTCAAGGCATGATGGAACAATCGGGATTGGGTGGAATGATGACGAACGCTTTCATCTCCATTTCCACACCTGAGACATTCCCGTTCCTCGCGTTCCTCAGCTCCGGTTTCGTAAACTTCTTCGTGCCTTCCGGTGGCGGTCACTGGGTCGTTCAAGGTCCATTCATCATGCCAGCGGCGCAGCAGCTTGGGGTAGATGCAGGGATCGCAGCGATGGCGATCGCCTACGGGGAAGCATGGATGAACATGGCTCAGCCGTTCTGGGCTTTACCCGCACTCGCTATTGCTGGACTCGGAGTGCGTGACATCATGGGGTATTGCGTGACTACGCTCTTGGTCTCCGGTATTATCTTTGCCGTCGGATTGTCCTTTTTCTAG
- the motA gene encoding flagellar motor stator protein MotA has protein sequence MEKSTLIGIVLGVLALIVGMILKHASPSALLNPAAFMIIIVGTAAAIFNAFPMSEIKRIPTLFKVLFTEQKLPGKRELIGQFMNWASIARREGLLALENTSDEIEDPFLRNGMKMIIDGGEPDFVRDVLNEEIHAIEERHQAGALVFSQAGSYAPTLGVLGAVVGLIAALGNLSDIDALGVSIAAAFVATLLGIFTGYVLWHPFATKLKRRSKQEIEIKKIMVEGLLSIQAGVSPAAIEQKLLVYIPFKERAEVKEEKKEEGAAVNG, from the coding sequence ATGGAAAAGTCGACCTTGATAGGTATAGTACTAGGTGTTCTCGCATTAATTGTCGGGATGATCTTGAAGCACGCTAGTCCCTCCGCATTATTAAACCCAGCAGCATTCATGATTATTATCGTAGGTACGGCTGCAGCCATTTTCAACGCATTTCCGATGTCGGAGATCAAAAGGATTCCCACCCTTTTCAAGGTTCTCTTTACAGAGCAAAAACTCCCTGGTAAGCGTGAGTTGATCGGTCAGTTTATGAATTGGGCATCCATCGCTCGTCGTGAAGGATTGCTGGCTCTAGAAAACACTTCGGATGAAATTGAAGATCCATTTCTGCGAAACGGCATGAAAATGATCATCGACGGCGGAGAACCAGATTTCGTACGCGATGTTCTGAATGAAGAAATCCACGCCATCGAAGAACGCCATCAAGCAGGTGCGCTGGTATTTAGCCAGGCAGGTAGCTATGCGCCGACACTTGGGGTATTGGGCGCGGTAGTCGGTCTGATCGCTGCACTCGGCAACTTGAGTGACATCGATGCTCTGGGTGTATCGATTGCCGCAGCGTTCGTTGCCACACTGCTCGGTATTTTTACCGGTTATGTTTTGTGGCATCCATTTGCGACCAAGCTGAAACGCAGATCCAAGCAAGAGATTGAAATCAAGAAGATCATGGTAGAAGGTCTCCTTTCCATTCAGGCTGGTGTATCGCCAGCTGCGATCGAACAGAAGCTGCTCGTGTACATTCCATTCAAGGAGCGTGCCGAGGTGAAGGAAGAGAAGAAGGAGGAAGGAGCTGCGGTAAATGGCTAA
- a CDS encoding winged helix-turn-helix transcriptional regulator has translation MSDIRKETLEKIQKGDFTCSKELTLSMFSGKWKVVILWHLGVEGPHRFSELQRLFPKITHKMLTSQLKELIEDGIVHREVFPEVPPRVEYSMTELGMTLLPIIQMMYDWGEQRMEQLKLEFHPTAPEAAESNEKG, from the coding sequence ATGTCCGACATACGCAAAGAAACACTCGAAAAGATCCAAAAAGGGGACTTTACCTGCTCCAAAGAACTGACCCTGTCTATGTTCAGCGGGAAATGGAAGGTCGTCATCCTCTGGCACCTGGGAGTTGAAGGTCCTCACCGCTTTAGCGAGCTTCAACGACTGTTTCCAAAGATTACGCATAAAATGCTGACGAGCCAGCTCAAGGAGCTGATCGAGGACGGTATCGTACATCGAGAAGTATTTCCGGAGGTGCCTCCTCGAGTCGAATACTCTATGACCGAGCTAGGAATGACGCTGCTTCCTATCATTCAAATGATGTACGACTGGGGCGAACAGCGCATGGAGCAGTTAAAGCTTGAATTCCATCCCACTGCCCCCGAAGCTGCAGAGTCAAATGAAAAAGGATAG
- the motB gene encoding flagellar motor protein MotB encodes MAKRPKRHAQHEEHMDETWLVPYSDLLTLLLALFIVLFASSEMDAKKFDQLVKSFNVALNGGVGVLDQPSPVPLDPNMAQQTIHKGAQEAEKTKTEEEKKLEEAVRKETEDLKKLQTQLEGYIQQNKLQDKLQTKLTEEGLLITILDNALFDSGKADLKPEARKLAAEMASMLVPHPKKVTVTGHTDNVPIHRAEFPSNWDLSAKRSVNFLKVLLENPNLNPTKFSATGMGEYHPVASNATAEGRAKNRRVEVAILRDLASPPKNTMAP; translated from the coding sequence ATGGCTAAGCGACCAAAAAGACATGCTCAACATGAAGAGCATATGGACGAGACTTGGCTGGTACCCTACTCTGACCTGCTCACCCTGTTGCTTGCCTTGTTTATTGTATTGTTTGCGTCCAGTGAGATGGATGCCAAAAAGTTTGACCAGCTGGTGAAGTCTTTCAACGTTGCGCTAAACGGCGGGGTGGGTGTCTTGGATCAGCCGAGCCCGGTGCCACTTGATCCGAACATGGCTCAACAGACGATCCATAAAGGTGCACAGGAAGCGGAAAAAACGAAGACCGAAGAAGAGAAAAAGCTGGAGGAAGCAGTACGCAAAGAGACTGAGGACCTGAAAAAGCTGCAAACGCAGCTGGAAGGTTATATCCAGCAAAACAAGCTGCAGGACAAGCTGCAGACCAAGCTCACGGAAGAAGGCTTGCTCATTACGATCCTCGATAATGCACTGTTTGACTCCGGTAAAGCCGATCTGAAGCCGGAAGCACGCAAGCTCGCTGCGGAGATGGCCTCCATGCTCGTGCCACATCCGAAAAAAGTCACCGTCACTGGGCATACGGACAACGTGCCGATTCATCGGGCTGAGTTCCCTTCCAACTGGGATTTGAGTGCAAAGCGTTCGGTAAACTTCCTCAAGGTGTTGCTGGAGAATCCGAATCTGAATCCGACCAAATTCAGCGCGACAGGTATGGGCGAGTACCACCCAGTCGCATCCAATGCGACGGCAGAGGGACGAGCGAAGAATAGACGGGTAGAAGTCGCGATCTTGCGTGATCTCGCTTCTCCTCCGAAAAATACAATGGCTCCCTAA
- a CDS encoding sigma-54-dependent transcriptional regulator gives MKRRILLVDDEANVRKALSTSLRKAGYDTKEAASGVEALEQMEVYQPEVMLLDLRMPELDGMETLRRLKQRKGPSPSVVMMTAYGSANDVMEAMRLGAYDYVQKPFDLTQVKQVVAKAMHQPETSEEDGSMRPSPEERADSPGFLVGLSLAMQEVYKLVGKVSMSKATVLIQGESGTGKELIARAIHTNSPRADQPLIPVNCGAIPEKLLESELFGYEKGAFTGAVVRKQGLFEAANGGTLFLDEVGELTPSLQVKLLRVLQERTLVRLGGVEPIPVDVRIIAATNRDLRERIRQELFREDLYYRLNVVPILMPPLRDRKEDIPLLIRHFLIKYGRETGKEGCYLSPAAVEVLNAYPWPGNVRQLENTIERAVVLASGPAILPEHVQAHLEESRLETQTEAEKLGIRYEDRSMKDIVQEVEKEAITRALQREKGNRLRTAKRLGISRSALLYKMDMYVIDVSEE, from the coding sequence ATGAAGAGACGAATCCTGTTGGTGGATGATGAAGCCAATGTGAGAAAAGCCTTGTCCACGAGCTTACGCAAGGCAGGCTACGATACGAAAGAGGCGGCGAGCGGAGTAGAGGCGCTGGAGCAGATGGAGGTGTATCAGCCAGAGGTCATGCTTCTGGACTTACGTATGCCGGAATTGGACGGCATGGAGACGCTTCGCCGATTAAAGCAGAGGAAGGGACCGAGTCCTAGCGTGGTTATGATGACTGCCTACGGGTCTGCCAATGACGTGATGGAAGCGATGCGATTGGGGGCTTACGATTATGTGCAAAAGCCGTTTGATCTCACACAGGTCAAGCAGGTAGTCGCCAAAGCCATGCACCAGCCTGAAACGAGCGAAGAGGATGGAAGCATGCGCCCATCTCCAGAAGAAAGGGCGGACAGCCCTGGGTTTCTGGTAGGATTGAGCCTAGCCATGCAGGAAGTGTACAAGCTGGTAGGCAAGGTGAGCATGTCCAAAGCGACTGTGCTGATCCAAGGGGAAAGTGGTACGGGCAAGGAGCTGATCGCGAGGGCGATCCATACCAATAGTCCGAGAGCAGACCAGCCTCTGATTCCTGTGAATTGTGGGGCCATCCCGGAGAAACTGCTGGAGAGCGAGCTGTTCGGATACGAAAAAGGGGCGTTTACGGGAGCCGTCGTCCGCAAGCAAGGACTGTTTGAAGCGGCCAATGGAGGGACGCTGTTTCTCGATGAAGTAGGAGAGCTCACTCCCTCTCTGCAGGTGAAGCTGCTGCGTGTATTACAGGAGCGAACGCTGGTCAGGCTCGGAGGAGTGGAGCCCATACCTGTAGATGTTCGCATCATTGCTGCCACCAACCGCGACTTGCGAGAAAGAATCCGTCAAGAATTGTTCCGAGAAGATTTATACTATCGTCTAAATGTCGTTCCTATTCTAATGCCGCCACTACGCGATCGCAAAGAGGACATCCCCCTTTTGATTCGTCACTTTTTAATCAAGTATGGCCGTGAGACGGGTAAAGAAGGCTGCTATTTGTCACCTGCTGCCGTGGAAGTACTGAATGCGTATCCCTGGCCAGGAAATGTGAGGCAGCTCGAAAATACGATCGAGCGAGCAGTTGTGCTTGCGAGCGGGCCAGCCATCCTACCGGAGCATGTTCAAGCGCATCTGGAGGAATCCAGACTGGAGACACAAACGGAAGCGGAAAAGCTCGGTATTCGTTATGAGGATCGTTCCATGAAGGACATCGTACAGGAAGTCGAGAAAGAAGCGATTACACGAGCCTTGCAGCGAGAAAAAGGAAACAGGCTACGAACTGCCAAGCGGCTAGGAATCTCACGCAGTGCGCTGTTGTACAAAATGGATATGTATGTAATAGACGTGTCAGAAGAATAA
- a CDS encoding DJ-1/PfpI family protein, which yields MSKKVLILTGDAVEALEAYYPYYRSLEEGYDVTIASTTDKKVLHTVVHDFEDWQTFTEKRGYQIEAHASFDEIDPAQFDALIIPGGRAPEHIRLHKDFGRIASHFFQNDKPIMILCHASVALTVIADDIKGREMTAYFACRPEVEAAGAKYIETRFHVDRNLISGHAWNDLPVLMKEFVKQVNALA from the coding sequence ATGTCTAAAAAAGTATTGATTCTTACCGGCGATGCCGTTGAAGCGTTAGAAGCTTATTACCCTTATTACCGTTCCCTCGAGGAAGGATATGATGTGACGATTGCTTCCACGACTGACAAGAAAGTCCTGCACACCGTTGTGCACGATTTCGAAGACTGGCAGACATTCACGGAAAAACGAGGATATCAGATCGAAGCCCACGCTTCGTTTGACGAAATTGACCCTGCGCAGTTTGATGCCCTGATCATTCCGGGTGGACGAGCTCCTGAGCACATCCGTTTGCACAAGGATTTTGGAAGAATCGCCAGCCACTTTTTCCAAAACGATAAACCGATCATGATCCTGTGCCATGCAAGTGTAGCGCTGACCGTGATCGCGGACGATATCAAAGGCCGCGAAATGACCGCATACTTTGCTTGCCGCCCAGAAGTAGAGGCTGCTGGAGCGAAGTACATCGAGACTCGTTTCCACGTAGACCGCAACCTCATCTCCGGACACGCGTGGAACGATCTGCCTGTCTTGATGAAAGAATTTGTGAAGCAAGTAAACGCTTTGGCGTAA
- a CDS encoding class I SAM-dependent methyltransferase: MNVDTLMTNKKSWDEAAPRFFGRNPLPEYGPLAPREDELNLFGDVTHLKVLEMGCGSGHSLQYLQQRHAGELWGIDLSSVQIETAKTLLSQANPQAKLFESPMELDPGMPQDYFDIVFSIFAIGWTTNLEKTLANVHRYLKQGGAFIFS, from the coding sequence GTGAATGTAGACACGCTGATGACGAACAAGAAAAGCTGGGATGAAGCAGCTCCGCGATTTTTTGGGAGAAATCCTCTTCCCGAGTATGGACCACTTGCACCAAGAGAGGACGAACTGAATTTATTTGGGGATGTAACTCATTTGAAAGTGCTGGAGATGGGCTGTGGGAGTGGGCATTCCTTGCAGTATTTGCAACAGCGCCATGCGGGAGAGCTGTGGGGGATCGACCTGTCTTCCGTACAAATTGAGACAGCGAAAACACTATTGAGCCAAGCAAATCCGCAAGCCAAATTATTCGAATCGCCCATGGAGCTCGATCCAGGAATGCCGCAAGATTATTTTGACATTGTCTTTTCGATTTTCGCCATCGGATGGACGACAAATCTAGAAAAAACGCTGGCAAATGTTCATCGCTATCTGAAGCAGGGTGGTGCGTTTATCTTTAGCTGA
- a CDS encoding alpha/beta hydrolase, with translation MERTLQIPSGDISLAATLHEPEGSTSQASEKHPLVIICHGFIGSRIGVDRLFVKAARELTSNGFAVLRFDYGGCGESGGDYGAGGLDVLLSQTRDVLDYAFALENIDPDRVSLIGHSLGGAVSMLTASQEKRIQSLVLWAAVARPYDDIVRIVGEKEYQEALLTGRTAHRGYLLQDRFFQSLNGALPLRQAKHFEGDALVLHGNRDDVIAVDAMFHYERELRLRRRGRCETEIIIGGDHTFSAADSYQRLIGSTVKWLREQTEQEIVAV, from the coding sequence ATGGAACGGACTTTACAAATTCCTAGCGGGGACATTTCCTTGGCCGCAACCCTGCATGAACCTGAGGGATCGACGAGCCAAGCAAGTGAAAAACATCCACTCGTCATCATCTGCCATGGATTCATCGGCAGTCGTATTGGAGTCGACCGACTGTTTGTCAAAGCAGCCAGAGAACTGACCTCCAACGGTTTTGCTGTCCTGCGTTTTGACTACGGCGGGTGCGGGGAAAGTGGTGGTGACTACGGGGCAGGTGGACTGGACGTCCTGCTGAGCCAGACCCGTGACGTCCTCGATTACGCTTTTGCGTTGGAGAACATCGATCCAGATCGCGTCAGCCTCATCGGTCACAGCCTGGGTGGTGCCGTCTCCATGCTGACCGCAAGCCAGGAAAAGCGCATTCAGTCGCTCGTTTTGTGGGCGGCAGTCGCCAGACCCTATGACGACATCGTACGGATCGTGGGCGAAAAAGAATACCAGGAAGCATTACTGACCGGTAGAACAGCCCATCGCGGTTACTTGCTTCAGGATCGCTTTTTCCAATCGTTGAATGGTGCGCTTCCTTTGCGCCAAGCCAAGCATTTTGAAGGTGACGCACTGGTGTTGCATGGCAATCGTGACGACGTGATCGCGGTGGACGCCATGTTCCATTATGAGCGCGAGCTTCGGCTACGCAGACGGGGCCGTTGCGAGACGGAGATCATCATCGGTGGTGATCATACGTTCTCGGCAGCAGACAGCTATCAACGGTTGATTGGTAGCACCGTAAAATGGCTGAGAGAGCAGACGGAACAAGAAATTGTAGCGGTTTGA
- a CDS encoding cation diffusion facilitator family transporter, translating into MGSLWATLKKGNMSSATAALGNTGLAIVKGLAATYSGSGAMFASAMHSVADAVNQGFVFFGSVLAEKKPTPRFPTGFGRVINLFCMIAVIVVTVMAYETIMEGLHLIKEPAHASHFWVNFWILLLAIVVDGYVLVKAMKEIVHETRVDAKGWAIIPAAFRNVGRAAPPTRLVFYEDIVATTGALLALIAVIVTQFSSFALLDGIATMLIGVLMIGVAFKVGYDNMVGLIGVAAPKEIEDRVAKIIFADPDVTDINRLRIVQEGRFYHVECYVELRTGLTLAVADDIKYRIRDSILTDPDISDVTMGILEDNGVRDWEQSKVIEST; encoded by the coding sequence ATGGGCTCTCTTTGGGCAACGTTAAAAAAGGGTAACATGTCTTCTGCAACCGCGGCCCTGGGCAATACGGGTCTAGCGATCGTCAAAGGGTTGGCAGCTACGTACAGTGGCAGTGGGGCTATGTTTGCCTCTGCCATGCACTCGGTTGCAGATGCGGTAAACCAAGGCTTTGTTTTTTTCGGCAGCGTTTTAGCAGAAAAAAAGCCAACACCACGCTTTCCCACCGGTTTTGGCCGCGTCATCAATCTCTTTTGTATGATTGCGGTGATCGTCGTCACTGTCATGGCGTATGAGACGATCATGGAAGGACTGCATCTCATCAAGGAACCCGCTCACGCTAGTCATTTCTGGGTCAATTTTTGGATTCTACTTCTCGCGATTGTCGTGGATGGGTATGTCTTGGTAAAAGCGATGAAAGAAATCGTCCATGAGACGCGAGTAGATGCAAAGGGATGGGCGATCATTCCGGCGGCATTCCGCAATGTAGGCCGCGCTGCACCCCCGACACGCCTTGTATTTTACGAAGATATTGTAGCGACGACAGGAGCTCTGCTGGCACTGATTGCGGTGATTGTGACTCAATTTTCTTCCTTTGCCCTGTTGGACGGGATTGCGACGATGCTGATCGGTGTGTTGATGATCGGTGTCGCGTTCAAGGTAGGCTACGATAACATGGTCGGTCTGATCGGTGTAGCTGCGCCAAAAGAAATCGAGGATCGTGTCGCCAAGATCATTTTCGCCGATCCGGACGTGACCGATATCAACCGTTTACGGATTGTTCAGGAAGGTCGCTTTTACCATGTCGAGTGCTATGTGGAGCTGCGTACAGGTCTGACGCTCGCCGTGGCTGATGACATCAAGTACCGAATTCGTGACAGCATACTTACCGACCCAGACATCAGCGACGTAACGATGGGAATTCTCGAAGACAACGGCGTCCGTGACTGGGAGCAGAGCAAAGTAATAGAAAGCACGTGA
- the atoS gene encoding two-component system sensor histidine kinase AtoS: MKAYFYRIRLIASVVAVTILPILITGMVLLHAAEQALLEEKKQKLIAITQQLDIALPKDYDDLTKKLGVQEASREQKIEYINQALQPLTDRIASEHPGIGVGYYAADLDAIVTYGPSQEMKFHVGESISRAHFGRLVMESGKPEIAIGEQVRGNIMNAMYPLQRNGKMIGYTWANELMSNIDVQLAGMRRSIYAISGIGCLIAAVASGLMVHRLEALLEEIKAGLRKLSLDLSFRMRRLEGEPGEISEAINKMAGELQVSRTHTETIMQSMDSGVLALDGKGNITSWNEAATKVTGLSAVQVMGKAYTDVFAQSKPFVELLSETLTYGRTIRDAEWEFQHAEMGLRYVKVGTSIWVSPTDQVLGAIVVLDERTQWKRMEMRLAQAERLAAIGEWAASIAHEVRNPLTSIKAFAQIIEEELPEEHDSREYTEIIVEEVERLNRFADELLLFSRPDESANVHIHVWDVINQTVMLVERGATGKGIQVERCFGDHAPYVLASPDLLKQVFLNILMNAIQAMPNGGIVQIRMEKDGEYACVHVTNEGHHIAEEHLLSVFEPFYTTKPSGTGLGLAISQRIVHAFGGYITAQNVPSGVQFTVALPGRWEEVER; this comes from the coding sequence TTGAAAGCTTATTTTTATCGGATTCGTCTGATAGCCTCTGTCGTTGCAGTGACGATCCTGCCCATTTTGATTACGGGGATGGTCCTGCTGCATGCGGCCGAACAAGCGCTGCTGGAAGAAAAAAAGCAAAAGCTGATCGCCATTACCCAACAGCTGGACATTGCTCTGCCAAAAGATTATGACGATCTGACCAAAAAGCTCGGCGTGCAAGAGGCATCGCGCGAACAAAAAATTGAATATATCAACCAAGCGTTGCAACCGCTTACAGATCGAATTGCCTCCGAGCATCCTGGCATCGGAGTCGGGTATTATGCGGCAGATCTGGATGCGATCGTTACATACGGACCAAGCCAAGAGATGAAGTTTCACGTAGGTGAATCGATTTCTCGAGCTCATTTCGGACGGTTGGTGATGGAGAGCGGAAAGCCGGAAATCGCCATCGGAGAGCAGGTCAGGGGCAATATCATGAATGCGATGTATCCTCTCCAAAGAAATGGAAAAATGATTGGCTATACATGGGCCAATGAGCTGATGAGTAATATTGATGTGCAGTTGGCTGGAATGCGCAGGAGTATCTATGCGATTTCTGGCATCGGCTGCTTGATCGCAGCAGTGGCGAGTGGGTTGATGGTTCATCGGTTGGAAGCGCTTCTGGAAGAAATCAAAGCTGGATTGAGAAAGCTCAGTCTGGATTTGTCATTTCGAATGAGGCGATTGGAGGGGGAGCCAGGAGAAATATCAGAGGCGATCAACAAAATGGCAGGAGAGCTGCAGGTAAGTCGGACTCATACGGAAACGATCATGCAAAGCATGGATAGCGGGGTTCTTGCACTGGATGGGAAAGGGAATATCACATCGTGGAATGAGGCAGCGACGAAAGTGACCGGTTTATCAGCAGTACAGGTCATGGGAAAAGCGTACACGGATGTGTTTGCCCAAAGCAAGCCATTTGTGGAGCTGTTGTCAGAGACATTGACGTATGGCAGAACGATCCGAGATGCGGAGTGGGAATTTCAACACGCGGAAATGGGACTACGCTACGTAAAGGTAGGAACCTCCATCTGGGTCAGCCCGACAGACCAAGTACTCGGAGCCATTGTGGTTCTGGATGAGCGAACACAATGGAAGCGGATGGAGATGAGGCTGGCACAGGCGGAACGTTTGGCTGCGATTGGCGAATGGGCGGCCAGTATCGCCCATGAAGTGCGAAATCCGCTCACATCCATCAAAGCCTTTGCCCAAATCATAGAGGAAGAATTGCCGGAAGAGCATGACAGTCGAGAGTATACGGAAATCATCGTGGAGGAAGTAGAGCGGCTGAATCGTTTTGCTGACGAGCTCCTGCTTTTCTCTCGACCAGATGAATCGGCCAATGTTCATATTCACGTATGGGATGTGATCAACCAGACAGTGATGCTGGTTGAACGGGGGGCAACCGGAAAAGGTATACAGGTAGAACGATGCTTTGGGGATCATGCACCCTATGTTCTGGCTTCTCCGGATTTGTTGAAGCAGGTGTTCCTGAATATCCTGATGAATGCGATCCAGGCGATGCCAAATGGGGGAATCGTGCAGATTCGAATGGAAAAAGACGGTGAGTACGCATGCGTCCACGTAACCAATGAAGGTCATCACATAGCTGAAGAACACTTGCTGTCCGTGTTTGAACCGTTTTATACGACAAAACCTTCCGGCACTGGCCTGGGACTGGCTATTTCCCAACGAATCGTACACGCCTTTGGCGGCTATATCACCGCGCAAAACGTACCGAGTGGTGTCCAGTTTACAGTGGCGTTGCCGGGCAGATGGGAGGAGGTAGAGAGATGA
- a CDS encoding DMT family transporter, producing MGKNWLLVVVAGVFEVVWVAGLKHADSLLTWAVTVIALVVSFAVLIYSGKKLPTSTVYAVFVGLGTAGTVISEMVLFGEPFSWAKVGLIALLLVGIIGLKLVTPEHEDHPRKEGEAA from the coding sequence ATGGGAAAAAATTGGCTTCTTGTCGTTGTCGCAGGTGTATTTGAGGTCGTCTGGGTTGCCGGGCTCAAGCATGCAGACAGTTTGCTGACGTGGGCCGTAACGGTTATCGCCCTTGTGGTTAGCTTTGCCGTACTGATTTACTCAGGGAAGAAATTGCCCACAAGTACGGTCTATGCGGTGTTCGTAGGGTTGGGGACAGCAGGTACGGTCATCAGTGAGATGGTCTTGTTCGGCGAACCATTCAGCTGGGCAAAGGTCGGATTGATCGCATTGTTGCTGGTGGGGATCATCGGGTTGAAACTGGTGACACCCGAACACGAGGATCATCCGCGGAAGGAAGGTGAAGCGGCATGA
- a CDS encoding low molecular weight protein-tyrosine-phosphatase, protein MTHVLFVCLGNICRSPMAEAVFRHLVEAKGLSGQISIDSAGIGGWHAGERPHAGTQKILKEKGIAHDTLRARQISPDDFAAYDYVVCMDEENLSALMRMAPSGKKVYRLLDFATAANEQNVEDPYYTGRFSYVYDLVEDGCNGLLEHIQAKKG, encoded by the coding sequence ATGACCCATGTATTATTTGTGTGCCTAGGTAATATTTGTCGATCCCCCATGGCAGAAGCTGTCTTTCGTCACCTCGTCGAAGCCAAAGGCTTGTCCGGACAAATCTCGATTGACTCAGCAGGAATTGGCGGCTGGCATGCGGGAGAGCGACCACACGCGGGAACCCAGAAGATTTTGAAAGAAAAGGGCATCGCTCACGATACATTGCGTGCCCGCCAAATTTCCCCAGATGATTTTGCTGCCTATGATTACGTCGTTTGCATGGACGAGGAAAATCTGTCTGCGTTGATGCGAATGGCTCCCTCTGGCAAAAAGGTGTACCGGCTGCTTGACTTTGCGACTGCCGCAAACGAGCAAAACGTGGAAGACCCGTATTACACCGGACGCTTTTCCTACGTGTATGATCTTGTGGAGGACGGCTGCAACGGGCTATTGGAGCATATCCAAGCAAAAAAGGGATAG